Proteins from one Pelorhabdus rhamnosifermentans genomic window:
- a CDS encoding nucleoside recognition domain-containing protein, which translates to MDKQSEQISKSKKSVPLSGYVVLALALVIFSGVLANAHGWLSAFDFDTLCGKFGTMKDAGKANFAGMGGAGAKDGFLFAFGLLPSVMLAMGLIEVVEHFGGLNAAQKILSPILRPLLGIPGITGIALVSSLQSTDAGAGMTRVLYDNGEINEKEKMIFSAFQFTAGGTITNYLSSGSALFAFLTVPMSTPLVVLFIMKIFGANVMRLYVNKLCKKELGA; encoded by the coding sequence GTGGACAAACAATCAGAACAAATCAGTAAATCGAAAAAATCCGTTCCCTTATCAGGTTATGTTGTATTAGCTCTGGCGTTAGTAATATTTTCAGGTGTTCTTGCCAATGCCCATGGTTGGTTGTCTGCATTTGACTTTGATACGCTTTGTGGAAAATTTGGTACCATGAAGGATGCGGGGAAAGCAAATTTTGCAGGAATGGGGGGAGCTGGTGCGAAAGATGGGTTTCTCTTTGCTTTTGGATTGCTTCCAAGTGTTATGTTGGCCATGGGACTTATTGAAGTAGTAGAACATTTCGGGGGCCTTAATGCGGCACAAAAAATCCTTTCGCCTATTTTACGTCCGCTTCTGGGCATTCCTGGAATTACCGGTATTGCCCTTGTATCGAGTCTTCAAAGTACAGATGCAGGTGCAGGAATGACACGGGTCTTATATGATAATGGTGAAATTAATGAAAAAGAAAAAATGATTTTTTCAGCTTTCCAATTTACAGCAGGGGGGACGATTACTAATTATTTAAGCTCAGGATCGGCTCTGTTTGCTTTTCTTACTGTGCCCATGTCAACACCACTTGTTGTGTTGTTTATAATGAAAATATTCGGTGCGAATGTAATGCGGTTATATGTGAATAAACTTTGTAAGAAGGAGCTTGGGGCATGA
- a CDS encoding YjiG family protein: MNDKSVIDVFVVGAKKGWNVGINNIIPNVLMAYVCIQILQITGLLELLGNLFAPVMAVFGLPGQAVMVLISALMSMGGAVGVAHALYTNGILTGIHITILIPAIYLMGSKIQYLGRLLGTVGIQPKYYPLMLGISICNAMISMLIMRMFA, encoded by the coding sequence ATGAACGATAAATCAGTCATTGATGTGTTTGTTGTTGGAGCGAAAAAAGGCTGGAATGTGGGAATTAACAATATCATTCCCAATGTGCTTATGGCGTATGTTTGCATTCAAATCTTACAAATTACAGGATTGCTTGAATTGCTTGGCAATTTATTTGCTCCTGTTATGGCTGTATTTGGATTGCCAGGGCAGGCTGTCATGGTGTTGATAAGCGCGCTCATGTCAATGGGGGGCGCCGTGGGTGTAGCTCATGCTCTTTATACGAATGGGATTTTGACAGGCATCCATATTACCATTTTAATTCCTGCCATTTATTTAATGGGTTCAAAGATTCAATATTTAGGACGATTATTGGGAACTGTCGGTATTCAACCGAAATACTATCCGCTTATGTTAGGTATTTCGATTTGTAATGCCATGATATCGATGCTGATTATGCGTATGTTTGCTTAA